In Myxocyprinus asiaticus isolate MX2 ecotype Aquarium Trade chromosome 8, UBuf_Myxa_2, whole genome shotgun sequence, a single genomic region encodes these proteins:
- the LOC127444592 gene encoding 5-hydroxytryptamine receptor 4-like: MANSSEWTEASNISLDSDFELCATLRGSGSRVTLYIFIIAGIISTIVGNFLVVLAIAYFKQLQSPTNYFVMSLAVADFLVGLVVMPYSMFRTVEGCWHFGPTFCHVHSSLDVMLCTASIFHLSCIAFDRYYAVCNPLEYSFKMSHKRVALLIVVCWAVPLLISFGPILLGLHKLGVDVPLPKNMCVFLVNHVYAVMASLVAFYLPMVTMLVAYCKIYKAAKRQAMQISTMEAQMAAGVGKDSSKKQKQRNSIRRERKAAKTLGIIMGVFLLFWLPFFTVNIVDPFIEYGTAGVIWDVFLWLGYINSSLNPFLYCFFNRSFRSAFLMIMGCRICLHGSA, encoded by the coding sequence ATGGCAAACTCCTCGGAATGGACGGAAGCAAGCAACATTTCACTTGACTCTGACTTTGAGCTCTGTGCCACATTGAGAGGCTCTGGTTCCCGAGTCACCCTCTATATCTTCATCATCGCTGGGATCATCTCCACCATTGTTGGCAACTTCCTGGTGGTGCTCGCCATTGCTTACTTCAAACAGTTGCAGTCTCCCACTAACTATTTTGTCATGTCtctggctgtcgctgacttcctggTGGGGCTGGTGGTCATGCCGTACAGTATGTTTAGAACAGTGGAAGGATGCTGGCATTTTGGCCCTACCTTTTGCCATGTTCACTCCAGCTTGGATGTGATGCTCTGCACAGCCTCTATCTTCCATCTGAGCTGCATCGCCTTTGACCGCTACTATGCTGTCTGCAACCCCTTGGAATATTCGTTTAAGATGTCCCATAAACGTGTGGCTCTGCTTATTGTGGTTTGCTGGGCCGTGCCTTTATTGATCTCATTTGGTCCTATCCTCCTTGGGCTGCACAAGCTTGGTGTAGACGTTCCTTTACCTAAGAACATGTGCGTTTTCTTGGTGAACCACGTTTATGCTGTCATGGCCTCCCTTGTTGCGTTCTACCTGCCGATGGTGACCATGCTGGTGGCCTACtgcaagatatataaagcagCCAAGCGGCAGGCTATGCAGATAAGCACCATGGAGGCACAGATGGCCGCAGGTGTGGGCAAGGACTCGAGTAAGAAGCAAAAACAACGCAACTCTATAAGGAGGGAAAGGAAAGCGGCCAAAACACTGGGCATCATAATGGGAGTTTTTCTTCTCTTCTGGCTTCCCTTCTTTACTGTCAATATCGTTGATCCTTTCATTGAGTATGGCACTGCTGGTGTGATATGGGATGTGTTCCTGTGGTTGGGATACATCAATTCCTCCCTAAACCCTTTCCTCTACTGCTTCTTTAACCGCTCTTTCCGTAGTGCTTTCCTAATGATCATGGGCTGCAGAATATGTCTGCATGGCTCAGCCTAA